One Prolixibacteraceae bacterium DNA segment encodes these proteins:
- a CDS encoding calcium/sodium antiporter: MIILIISGDYLVKGGVELARKFKISTLIVGSTVVAMGTSAPELIVSLKSAIMGHTQMAIGNVVGSNISNIALVLGFTAIIMAIPVKSETLKVGWPTLFIATILFILLGRDSEISRLDGIVLTTTLILYIVVSIKSSMKSKEASEIIEAKYPTWKSIAIIILSCIGLTLGSNNLIGGASEIAKGLGISERIISVTIIAIGTSLPELTASVMAALRGETDISIGNIIGSNIFNILGVLGITATIHPVNVAVNKFHYDFSYMFVLTMILIIFLYPISRNRKYFKNKEYLVGITNLKGGVLTRTEGTILVLAYCYYIFSIL, encoded by the coding sequence ATGATAATCCTAATCATAAGTGGGGATTATCTTGTTAAAGGAGGTGTTGAACTCGCCAGGAAATTTAAGATCTCAACACTCATCGTAGGCTCTACTGTCGTAGCCATGGGAACCTCTGCACCAGAACTTATTGTCAGTCTAAAGTCTGCAATAATGGGACATACTCAGATGGCAATAGGAAATGTGGTAGGATCAAATATTTCCAATATAGCACTTGTCCTAGGTTTTACAGCAATCATCATGGCAATACCTGTAAAATCGGAGACATTAAAAGTTGGATGGCCAACATTATTCATTGCTACAATTCTATTTATCTTATTGGGGAGAGATAGCGAGATATCAAGATTAGATGGGATAGTGCTTACTACAACACTTATCCTGTATATTGTGGTATCCATTAAATCGTCGATGAAGAGCAAAGAGGCGTCTGAAATCATTGAAGCAAAGTATCCCACTTGGAAGTCAATTGCTATTATCATATTGTCGTGTATTGGACTTACTTTAGGATCTAACAATCTGATTGGAGGAGCAAGTGAGATCGCAAAAGGACTTGGAATATCAGAACGTATTATTTCTGTAACAATTATCGCTATAGGAACGAGTCTTCCAGAACTTACAGCGTCAGTAATGGCTGCATTAAGAGGGGAAACAGATATTAGTATCGGCAATATTATTGGATCTAATATCTTTAATATTCTTGGAGTATTAGGCATTACGGCAACAATCCATCCAGTAAATGTGGCAGTAAACAAGTTTCACTACGACTTTAGTTACATGTTTGTCTTGACAATGATTCTTATAATTTTCTTATATCCTATTAGTAGAAATAGAAAGTATTTCAAGAATAAAGAATATTTAGTTGGCATTACAAATCTTAAAGGAGGAGTTCTTACAAGAACAGAAGGAACAATATTAGTTCTGGCATACTGTTATTACATATTTTCCATACTTTAA
- a CDS encoding twin-arginine translocase TatA/TatE family subunit, producing MELLFIGGSELAIVFLIALLFFGADSIPSIAKTAGKAMKEFKKATSDIKKEFDEHTDGVKDQVNDVRKTLNEGGRAIEDEIRKTEKDLKDNLK from the coding sequence ATGGAGTTATTATTTATCGGTGGAAGTGAATTGGCAATCGTATTTCTTATTGCACTACTTTTTTTTGGAGCAGATAGTATACCATCAATAGCAAAGACTGCAGGAAAAGCGATGAAAGAGTTTAAAAAAGCAACAAGTGATATAAAGAAGGAGTTTGACGAACATACTGATGGAGTGAAAGATCAAGTGAATGATGTTCGAAAGACCTTAAATGAAGGTGGGAGAGCAATTGAAGATGAAATTCGGAAAACTGAAAAGGATTTAAAGGATAACCTAAAATGA
- a CDS encoding DNA-binding protein, translating into MNMAEKMTFNELRKLKDSLPDGTMSRIATELGIEAATVRNYFGGSNWKEGASVGIHLERGPGGGVVVLDDTTILNRAKTILGESM; encoded by the coding sequence ATGAATATGGCAGAAAAAATGACTTTTAATGAGCTAAGGAAATTAAAGGACAGTCTTCCTGATGGAACCATGTCACGTATTGCAACAGAGTTAGGCATTGAAGCAGCAACGGTAAGAAACTATTTTGGTGGATCTAATTGGAAAGAGGGTGCCAGTGTTGGTATTCATCTTGAAAGAGGTCCAGGTGGTGGTGTAGTTGTATTGGATGACACAACAATATTAAATAGAGCGAAAACAATCTTAGGCGAATCGATGTAG
- a CDS encoding rRNA pseudouridine synthase gives MRDRRQDRDSKRTVEKRGTGSGKRVGKTKSNDSSNATGRGRDDRNARKSQRTPRHFKQEEKESDKYLSNDGKVFKQKPNYAEISKGSQKRIRKNSNISTRTDDTIRLNRFIANAGICSRRDADTYIASGVVTVNGKVVTEMGLRVKPGDEVNFSGEKITAEQKKYVLLNKPKGFVTTVEDPHAEKTVMELVSSACKERLYPVGRLDKETTGLLLFTNDGDLTTRLTHPKYNRKKIYHVFCDKKVTKNHIRQILEGLNLEDGFVKADAVSYVDQNDTRQVGIEIHSGKNRIVRRIFSSLGYKVTKLDRVYFCGLTKLNLPRGKWRNLTTEEIAFLKMGNF, from the coding sequence ATGAGAGATAGAAGACAGGACCGAGATTCAAAAAGGACCGTCGAAAAGAGAGGTACTGGATCTGGTAAAAGAGTTGGAAAAACAAAATCAAATGATTCTTCGAACGCAACAGGTCGAGGAAGGGATGATAGAAATGCAAGAAAGTCTCAAAGAACTCCACGCCATTTCAAACAAGAAGAGAAAGAGTCAGATAAATATCTTTCTAACGATGGGAAGGTTTTTAAACAAAAACCTAACTATGCTGAAATCTCAAAAGGATCTCAAAAACGTATCCGTAAAAACTCAAATATAAGTACACGTACCGATGATACGATACGTCTAAATCGTTTTATTGCAAACGCAGGTATATGTTCTCGTAGAGATGCAGACACATATATAGCATCTGGAGTAGTGACAGTAAATGGGAAAGTTGTCACAGAGATGGGCCTACGAGTGAAACCGGGTGATGAAGTTAACTTTTCTGGAGAGAAGATCACTGCTGAGCAAAAAAAATATGTCTTATTGAATAAACCAAAAGGTTTTGTTACGACAGTGGAAGATCCTCATGCGGAGAAGACTGTAATGGAGCTAGTTTCTAGTGCTTGTAAAGAGAGATTATATCCTGTGGGGCGTTTAGATAAAGAGACAACAGGATTGCTTCTTTTTACTAATGATGGAGATTTAACAACAAGACTTACCCATCCAAAATACAACCGTAAAAAGATCTATCATGTTTTTTGTGATAAAAAGGTTACCAAAAATCATATTAGACAAATATTAGAAGGTTTAAATCTTGAGGATGGCTTTGTGAAAGCAGATGCAGTAAGCTATGTTGATCAAAATGACACACGTCAAGTCGGTATTGAGATCCACTCAGGAAAAAACCGTATTGTTCGCCGTATTTTCTCATCTTTGGGTTATAAAGTAACGAAACTAGATCGTGTTTATTTCTGTGGTTTGACAAAGCTAAACCTTCCTAGAGGAAAATGGAGAAATCTTACTACTGAGGAGATCGCATTCCTAAAAATGGGTAATTTCTAA
- the secDF gene encoding protein translocase subunit SecDF, with product MQNKGAIRLLTILVAFICLYQLNFTRKAKQVENDAKEYAKGDVTKERFYLDSISGQPVLNLGVKKFTYKEVKEQEINLGLDLKGGMNVTLEVSVPEIVKSLSNNSKNKDFVAAMNKAIEDQKDSQDDFVTLFGRAFEEVAPGKKLAPIFSTMELRDKVKFNDTNASVLKVIDEETDAAISNSFNILRSRIDRFGVAQPNIQQLQTKGRILVELPGIKDPERVRKLLQGTAKLEFWETYSNPEVAPVLGQLNQRLYEYNEAQAPNKEAKAEEKKDDKEAGLVDELQNDSTQTEMDMMKRAPLFRILNPMISQTGQAYPGPVVGMAHVKDTAKINKILAMPEIKSMIPSTMKLSWGAQPTQKGGSVYQMYALKATNRDGQAPLTGDVIIDARQDFGQNQASSEVSMTMNAEGSKAWARLTRENINKSIAIVLDGYVQSAPNVQNAITGGRSQITGNFSIEEAKDLANMLKSGKLPAPAHIVQEEMVGPTLGKESIQAGFYSFAIAFVLILVYMLFFYSTGAGLVADIALIANLFFVIGILACFKAVLTLPGIAGIVLTIGMSVDANVLIYERIQEELRSGKGLRLAVTDGYNNALSAIIDGQVTTLLTGIVLFYFGSGPIKGFATTLIIGIVTSLWCGIYITRLVIERRLEKGKDLKFVTSMTENWLTKTKIKFIGKRKVAYIISTILLLISIVSLATKGLNYSIDFQGGRTYVVRFDQPVKVEDVAKSLTKGFEGTPEVKTFGEDNQVRITTDFRINEDGINVDDQIESVLYDGCKSFFKNTPSKDHFLKMDRVSSQKVGPTISDDIKKDALISIFFSLVIIFLYILLRFSEWQYGVGAVAALAHDSLIVLGFFSLFDGILPFSLDIDQSFIAAILTVVGYSINDTVVVFDRLREYIGLHPKRNREEVIDSALSSTLRRTFSTSLSTFVVLLAIFLFGGTSIKGFTLALLIGVIVGTYSSIFIATPIAYDTRKKAMSSKK from the coding sequence ATGCAGAACAAAGGAGCAATAAGGCTTTTGACAATTCTTGTGGCCTTTATTTGTCTGTACCAGCTTAACTTTACGCGTAAAGCAAAGCAGGTCGAGAATGACGCGAAAGAGTATGCGAAAGGGGATGTTACCAAAGAAAGATTCTACCTAGACTCTATCTCAGGACAGCCAGTACTAAACCTCGGAGTGAAGAAATTTACCTACAAAGAAGTGAAAGAACAAGAGATTAACCTTGGTCTTGACTTGAAAGGTGGAATGAACGTAACTCTTGAAGTATCGGTTCCTGAAATCGTAAAATCGCTTTCAAATAATAGCAAAAACAAAGATTTTGTTGCTGCCATGAACAAAGCAATCGAAGATCAAAAAGATAGTCAAGACGATTTCGTGACTCTTTTTGGGAGAGCTTTTGAAGAGGTAGCACCAGGAAAAAAACTTGCACCGATCTTCAGTACAATGGAGCTACGTGATAAAGTTAAGTTCAACGACACAAATGCTTCTGTACTTAAGGTTATAGACGAAGAAACAGATGCAGCTATCTCTAACTCATTCAATATCCTTCGTTCTCGTATCGACCGTTTTGGTGTTGCTCAACCGAACATTCAGCAGCTTCAAACAAAAGGTCGTATCCTTGTAGAACTTCCAGGTATTAAAGATCCTGAGCGTGTTCGTAAACTGTTACAGGGAACTGCTAAATTGGAGTTTTGGGAAACTTATTCAAATCCTGAAGTAGCACCAGTTCTTGGTCAATTGAACCAACGTCTTTACGAATATAACGAAGCTCAGGCTCCAAACAAAGAAGCAAAAGCAGAGGAGAAAAAAGACGATAAAGAGGCTGGTTTGGTAGATGAACTACAAAACGATTCTACTCAGACAGAGATGGACATGATGAAACGTGCTCCATTATTCCGTATTTTAAATCCAATGATATCTCAAACAGGACAAGCATATCCTGGACCAGTAGTTGGAATGGCTCATGTTAAAGATACAGCAAAGATCAATAAGATATTGGCTATGCCTGAGATCAAAAGCATGATTCCTTCTACAATGAAGCTTTCATGGGGAGCACAACCAACTCAAAAAGGTGGTAGCGTATACCAAATGTATGCCTTGAAAGCTACAAATCGTGATGGACAAGCACCACTTACTGGAGATGTTATCATAGATGCACGACAAGACTTTGGACAAAATCAAGCAAGCAGTGAGGTGTCAATGACAATGAATGCAGAAGGATCTAAAGCTTGGGCTAGGCTTACAAGAGAGAATATCAACAAATCCATTGCAATTGTTCTTGACGGTTATGTACAGAGTGCACCAAACGTACAAAATGCAATTACAGGAGGTCGTTCTCAAATTACAGGAAACTTCTCTATTGAAGAGGCAAAAGATTTAGCGAACATGCTTAAGTCTGGTAAACTTCCTGCTCCAGCACATATTGTTCAGGAGGAGATGGTAGGTCCAACATTAGGAAAAGAATCTATCCAGGCAGGATTTTACTCATTTGCAATTGCATTTGTATTGATCCTTGTTTATATGCTTTTCTTTTACAGTACAGGAGCTGGTTTAGTGGCAGATATTGCATTAATTGCCAACCTATTCTTTGTAATTGGTATTCTAGCATGTTTCAAAGCGGTATTAACACTTCCTGGTATTGCAGGTATCGTCTTAACAATTGGTATGTCTGTGGATGCGAATGTACTTATTTATGAGCGCATACAAGAAGAGTTGAGAAGTGGGAAAGGCCTTAGACTTGCTGTAACTGATGGTTATAACAATGCATTATCAGCAATTATCGATGGACAGGTTACAACATTACTAACAGGTATTGTACTATTCTACTTCGGTTCAGGTCCAATCAAAGGATTTGCAACAACATTGATTATTGGTATTGTTACTTCATTATGGTGTGGTATCTATATTACTCGCTTGGTTATCGAACGTCGTCTCGAGAAAGGTAAAGATCTTAAGTTCGTAACATCGATGACAGAGAACTGGTTAACAAAAACTAAGATCAAATTTATTGGTAAGAGAAAAGTTGCTTATATAATTTCAACAATTCTTTTGCTTATTTCTATTGTGTCCCTTGCAACAAAAGGTTTAAACTACAGTATCGACTTCCAAGGAGGACGTACTTATGTTGTTCGTTTCGACCAACCAGTTAAAGTAGAAGATGTAGCAAAATCTTTGACAAAAGGATTTGAAGGAACACCAGAGGTAAAAACTTTTGGTGAGGACAATCAAGTTCGTATTACAACTGACTTCAGAATTAATGAAGATGGTATAAATGTAGACGATCAAATTGAATCAGTTCTTTATGATGGATGTAAATCATTCTTTAAGAATACACCTAGTAAAGATCACTTCCTGAAAATGGATCGTGTAAGTTCACAAAAAGTGGGACCAACAATTTCTGATGATATTAAGAAAGATGCATTAATCTCTATCTTCTTCTCCTTAGTTATTATTTTCCTATATATCTTACTAAGATTTAGTGAATGGCAATATGGTGTTGGTGCAGTAGCCGCACTTGCCCATGACTCATTGATTGTACTAGGATTCTTCTCTTTGTTTGATGGCATACTTCCATTTTCACTGGATATTGATCAATCATTCATTGCTGCAATCCTGACGGTGGTAGGTTACTCTATTAACGATACTGTGGTAGTATTTGACCGTCTACGTGAGTATATTGGTCTACACCCAAAGCGTAATCGTGAAGAGGTAATTGATTCTGCATTGAGTAGTACTTTACGTCGTACTTTTAGTACTTCATTATCTACCTTTGTAGTTCTTCTTGCAATCTTTTTGTTTGGTGGAACATCGATCAAAGGATTTACACTTGCACTTCTTATTGGTGTGATTGTAGGTACTTACTCTTCAATCTTTATTGCAACACCAATTGCATATGATACAAGAAAAAAAGCGATGAGCTCTAAAAAATAA
- the glmM gene encoding phosphoglucosamine mutase, whose translation MTLIKSISGIRGTIGGRAGEGLSPLDVVKFTASYSTFMQSQAGKKKMRIVVGRDARISGEMVNSLVVGTLMGMGVDVVNIGLATTPTTELAVTAENADGGIILTASHNPKQWNALKLLNADGEFLNDKAGKEILSIADSESFTFAEVDDLGIVTEKDYTDYHVDHVLNLDLVDVEVIKAANFKVAIDSVNSVGGIAIPKLLKALGVEKTVEINCEATGHFAHVPEPLPENLVETSEIINKEGVDVGFVVDPDVDRLAIINEDGSMFNEEYTLAAVADYVLSKTPGNTVSNLSSSRVLRDVTEKYGCSYAASAVGEVNVVAQMKATNAIIGGEGNGGVIYPTSHSGRDALVGIGLFLTHLANKKMKCSELRATYPSYFISKNKIQLTPEIDVDQILAEMEKKYSNEQVNNIDGVKIDFADRWVHLRKSNTEPIIRIYSEAPSMDQADALANAIIEDIKGLI comes from the coding sequence ATGACTCTTATTAAATCAATCTCGGGTATCCGTGGAACTATCGGTGGTAGAGCGGGAGAAGGACTAAGTCCATTAGATGTTGTGAAGTTCACTGCTTCTTATAGTACATTTATGCAATCACAAGCTGGCAAAAAAAAAATGCGTATTGTGGTTGGTCGTGATGCACGTATTTCTGGCGAAATGGTTAATTCGTTAGTTGTAGGTACACTAATGGGAATGGGAGTGGACGTTGTGAATATCGGTCTTGCAACTACTCCTACTACTGAACTTGCTGTAACTGCTGAAAATGCAGATGGTGGTATTATTCTTACAGCAAGTCATAATCCCAAGCAATGGAATGCCTTGAAACTTCTTAATGCGGATGGTGAGTTTTTAAATGATAAGGCTGGAAAAGAGATCCTTTCGATTGCAGATAGCGAATCTTTTACTTTTGCTGAGGTCGATGATTTGGGTATCGTGACAGAAAAAGATTATACTGACTATCACGTAGATCATGTATTAAATCTTGATCTTGTTGATGTAGAGGTAATTAAGGCAGCGAACTTTAAGGTGGCTATTGATTCAGTCAATTCTGTCGGAGGTATTGCTATTCCTAAACTATTAAAAGCATTAGGCGTAGAAAAAACTGTAGAGATCAACTGTGAAGCAACAGGACACTTTGCACACGTTCCTGAGCCTCTTCCAGAAAACTTGGTTGAGACTTCAGAAATTATCAATAAAGAGGGTGTAGATGTTGGTTTTGTTGTCGATCCTGATGTGGATAGATTGGCTATCATCAATGAAGATGGATCCATGTTTAATGAAGAGTATACATTGGCTGCTGTCGCCGATTATGTTCTTTCTAAAACCCCTGGAAACACGGTTTCAAATCTATCTTCTTCTCGTGTACTACGTGATGTGACAGAAAAATATGGATGTAGCTATGCTGCTTCTGCTGTTGGTGAGGTAAATGTTGTGGCACAAATGAAAGCGACCAATGCAATTATTGGTGGTGAAGGTAATGGAGGGGTGATATATCCTACTAGCCATTCTGGTCGTGATGCATTGGTTGGTATCGGACTATTCTTAACTCACTTAGCAAATAAGAAGATGAAGTGTTCTGAATTGAGAGCAACTTACCCATCTTACTTTATCTCTAAGAATAAAATTCAGTTAACACCAGAGATCGATGTAGATCAGATTTTAGCTGAAATGGAGAAGAAGTATTCTAATGAGCAAGTAAACAATATTGATGGTGTTAAGATTGATTTTGCTGATCGTTGGGTTCATCTAAGAAAATCAAATACAGAGCCAATTATTCGTATCTATTCGGAAGCACCATCGATGGATCAAGCTGATGCTTTGGCTAATGCTATTATAGAGGATATCAAAGGTCTTATTTAA
- the nhaD gene encoding sodium:proton antiporter NhaD gives MIAFQIMIVIFVLGYLGIVLEHNTKVNKAAAALIMGGLLWAIYAIFGTDILGLGYSSSWHHFTHTNGANSSIVDFIVHHELVERLYEISSILFFLLGAMGIVEIVDSFQGFRVITDKIKTRNIVKLLWIISILTFFMSAVLDNLTTTIVMVTLTKKILDKKENRWFFASMIVLSANAGGAFSPIGDVTTIMLWIGGQVTSSHIISSLFIPSMISMLVPLIISSFILKGKREEPQLEVSETRKYTTVTERNIILLLGVLCLLFVPVFKTITHLPPFIGMLLGLGVLWFVSELMIRKKSHDDQRNLSVIKTLHKIDTPTILFFLGVLLGVSALSSAGQLDLMAEAMDKHIGDIYGINIAIGFLSSIVDNVPLVASAMGMYEIASPDSVGYLTNFVQDGQFWSFLAYCAGTGGSILIVGSAAGVAAMGMEKISFGWYLKKISWIAVIGYLAGAFTFMVCNGAI, from the coding sequence ATGATCGCATTTCAAATTATGATTGTCATCTTTGTTCTTGGATACTTAGGTATTGTGCTCGAACACAATACTAAAGTGAACAAAGCGGCAGCTGCCCTTATCATGGGTGGACTTTTGTGGGCAATTTATGCCATTTTTGGGACAGATATTCTCGGTCTAGGATATAGTAGTAGTTGGCATCACTTTACCCATACGAATGGAGCCAATAGTAGTATTGTTGATTTCATCGTACATCATGAATTAGTAGAACGTCTATATGAAATATCTTCTATTCTATTTTTCCTTTTAGGAGCTATGGGAATAGTAGAGATTGTCGACTCATTTCAAGGGTTTCGAGTTATTACGGACAAAATTAAGACTCGAAATATAGTTAAGCTACTTTGGATCATTTCAATCCTTACCTTCTTTATGTCAGCGGTATTAGATAACCTTACAACCACCATTGTAATGGTAACTTTAACCAAGAAAATATTAGACAAGAAAGAGAACCGATGGTTTTTTGCTTCCATGATCGTTTTAAGTGCCAATGCTGGTGGGGCATTCTCACCTATAGGGGATGTTACAACGATCATGCTCTGGATTGGCGGACAGGTAACCTCTTCCCATATCATTTCGTCACTATTTATTCCTAGCATGATAAGTATGTTAGTTCCATTGATCATCTCCTCTTTCATTCTTAAAGGAAAAAGAGAAGAACCACAACTTGAGGTCTCAGAAACCAGGAAATATACAACTGTTACAGAGCGAAATATCATTTTACTTCTAGGAGTATTATGCCTTCTATTTGTTCCAGTTTTTAAAACCATTACTCACCTTCCTCCTTTTATAGGAATGCTACTAGGTTTAGGTGTATTATGGTTTGTTTCAGAACTTATGATTCGTAAAAAGTCACATGATGACCAACGTAATCTAAGTGTTATCAAGACATTACACAAAATTGACACTCCAACCATTCTGTTTTTCCTTGGAGTTCTTTTGGGCGTTTCTGCACTATCCTCAGCTGGTCAATTAGACCTTATGGCAGAAGCGATGGATAAACATATCGGAGATATCTATGGTATTAACATCGCTATTGGATTCTTGTCTTCCATCGTAGATAATGTCCCTCTTGTAGCAAGTGCAATGGGAATGTATGAGATAGCAAGTCCTGACTCTGTTGGATATCTAACAAACTTCGTGCAAGATGGCCAATTCTGGTCGTTCTTAGCATATTGTGCTGGAACAGGAGGATCTATCCTTATTGTGGGTTCCGCAGCAGGTGTTGCAGCAATGGGAATGGAAAAAATTAGTTTTGGTTGGTATTTAAAGAAAATTTCATGGATAGCAGTAATTGGCTATTTGGCTGGTGCTTTTACATTCATGGTTTGCAACGGAGCAATCTAA
- a CDS encoding retroviral-like aspartic protease family protein encodes MNWKYSRREFPIEVVNIDEDGVHIVCKNRLAPGYWWIIDTGASTSVIDTNCSDHFEIVFESTTQAAVGVLENQVETKKGNAQIIDIEGHLFENIDCVVIPLNHVNEIYQTQADIKICGIIGCDLLVDNKAVIDLAKLKIRLKNIR; translated from the coding sequence ATGAATTGGAAATATTCAAGAAGAGAGTTCCCTATTGAAGTAGTCAATATTGATGAAGATGGAGTTCATATTGTGTGTAAAAATCGCCTTGCTCCTGGTTATTGGTGGATCATCGACACAGGAGCTAGCACCTCTGTGATTGACACTAATTGTAGTGATCATTTTGAGATTGTATTTGAATCTACCACACAAGCCGCTGTTGGAGTTTTAGAAAATCAAGTAGAGACTAAAAAGGGGAATGCCCAGATCATAGATATTGAAGGACATTTATTTGAAAATATAGATTGCGTTGTAATTCCATTAAATCATGTAAATGAGATATACCAAACACAGGCAGACATCAAGATTTGTGGAATCATTGGTTGTGACTTATTGGTAGACAACAAAGCCGTAATAGATCTAGCAAAACTGAAGATCAGGTTAAAAAACATTAGGTAA
- a CDS encoding inorganic pyrophosphatase, protein MADRFADPIGRLMGLRYKSHPWHGVFIGKDAPNVVTSYIEVVSTDTVKYEVDKESGYLKIDRPQKYSNHVPALYGFVPQTYCGESLGELCCKKTGREGIKGDGDPLDIIVLTEKEISHGDILVTARPIGGFRMIDGNEADDKVIAVLSEDFVYGQMTDISEVPANIISRLKHYFLTYKDIPGEERNSEIAEIYGREDAIEVIKTTIEDYSNKFDNLGKLL, encoded by the coding sequence ATGGCAGATAGATTTGCGGATCCTATTGGTCGCTTAATGGGCTTGCGTTACAAATCGCATCCTTGGCACGGGGTCTTTATCGGGAAAGATGCTCCAAACGTTGTAACAAGTTACATCGAAGTGGTAAGTACCGATACTGTAAAATACGAAGTGGATAAAGAGTCGGGGTATCTAAAGATTGATAGACCACAAAAGTACTCAAATCATGTACCAGCACTCTATGGGTTTGTACCACAAACATATTGTGGAGAGTCCTTAGGAGAGCTATGTTGTAAAAAAACTGGACGTGAAGGTATCAAAGGAGATGGGGACCCTTTGGATATTATTGTTCTAACAGAAAAGGAGATTTCTCACGGAGATATCCTAGTTACAGCAAGACCGATTGGTGGTTTTAGAATGATAGATGGGAATGAAGCGGACGACAAAGTCATCGCAGTATTAAGTGAGGATTTTGTTTATGGACAGATGACTGACATCAGTGAAGTCCCAGCTAATATAATCTCTAGACTAAAGCACTATTTCTTAACATATAAAGATATTCCTGGGGAAGAGAGGAATTCAGAAATAGCAGAAATTTATGGTCGAGAGGATGCTATTGAGGTAATAAAGACCACAATAGAAGACTATTCCAATAAATTTGACAATTTAGGAAAGTTATTATAA
- the mdh gene encoding malate dehydrogenase codes for MKVTVVGAGNVGATCADVLAYREVVNEVVIVDIKEGVAEGKALDIWQKAPINSYDTRTVGSTNDYTKTKDSDVVVITSGLPRKPGMSRDDLIQTNAGIVKQVTESIIAQSPEAIIIIVSNPLDVMTYQAHITSKLPRTKVIGMAGILDTARYRAFLAEALNVSPKDIQAVLMGGHGDSMVPLPRYTTVGGIPVTELIEEDKLEAIVNRTKTGGGELVKLMGTSAWYAPGSAAAQMVEAIVKDQRRVFPVCMKLEGEYGIDNCYLGVPVILGKNGVEKVIELQLNEDEMKLLKDSEGHVREVMSVLDRING; via the coding sequence ATGAAGGTAACAGTTGTTGGAGCGGGAAATGTTGGAGCAACATGCGCAGACGTACTAGCTTATCGCGAAGTAGTAAACGAAGTAGTAATTGTAGATATCAAAGAGGGTGTAGCTGAAGGTAAAGCACTTGACATTTGGCAAAAAGCACCAATCAACTCATATGATACAAGAACAGTAGGTTCAACAAATGACTACACTAAAACAAAAGATTCAGATGTAGTGGTTATTACTTCTGGTTTGCCACGTAAACCAGGTATGAGTCGTGATGATTTAATTCAGACGAATGCTGGTATTGTGAAGCAAGTAACAGAGAGTATTATTGCTCAATCACCAGAGGCAATTATCATCATTGTGTCGAATCCTCTTGATGTAATGACCTATCAAGCACATATCACGTCTAAACTTCCACGTACAAAAGTGATTGGAATGGCTGGTATTCTTGACACTGCTCGTTATCGTGCATTCTTAGCAGAAGCACTTAATGTTTCGCCAAAAGATATCCAGGCTGTTTTGATGGGTGGACATGGTGACTCTATGGTACCACTTCCACGCTATACAACCGTTGGTGGTATTCCAGTTACTGAGTTAATCGAAGAAGACAAACTTGAAGCGATTGTAAACAGAACAAAAACTGGTGGTGGAGAACTTGTTAAGTTGATGGGAACATCAGCATGGTATGCACCGGGATCAGCTGCAGCTCAAATGGTAGAAGCGATTGTTAAAGATCAAAGACGTGTTTTCCCAGTTTGCATGAAACTTGAAGGAGAATATGGAATCGATAATTGCTATTTAGGAGTTCCTGTTATCCTAGGTAAAAATGGAGTGGAGAAAGTGATCGAACTTCAACTGAATGAAGATGAGATGAAGCTTTTGAAAGATTCTGAAGGACACGTACGTGAAGTAATGTCTGTATTAGATCGTATCAATGGATAA